A region of Paenibacillus sp. 37 DNA encodes the following proteins:
- a CDS encoding DUF3105 domain-containing protein, producing MNHMQMEHEVGTSYLWLFVGVIVLLFSIAAYIWASRTQGKILGHMKKKERADIQKKSRSLRLAAHVMMAVSIITFGLFFMQGAGKTYNVADLESNATIDVTDDKYYGADHTEDPIQYEMTIPTSGPHNPHDIKFGFYTDFPGYNYLVHNLEHGDIIIYYRENASEDLKEHLKYLAKFREAGAGILAVPNKDIPEGSEVVVTAWTKTMKLDQFDDAKVGTFINKYINQGPEKIPASVRQGGGTM from the coding sequence ATGAATCATATGCAAATGGAGCACGAGGTAGGTACATCCTACCTGTGGCTCTTCGTAGGTGTAATCGTGTTGCTGTTCTCCATCGCCGCCTATATCTGGGCATCGCGCACACAGGGAAAAATCCTGGGCCACATGAAAAAGAAAGAGCGGGCGGACATCCAGAAAAAAAGTCGATCCCTTCGGCTGGCTGCACATGTAATGATGGCTGTGTCGATTATTACGTTTGGCCTGTTCTTCATGCAAGGAGCAGGTAAAACATATAATGTAGCCGATCTGGAATCCAACGCGACAATCGACGTGACTGACGATAAATATTATGGGGCTGACCATACGGAGGACCCCATTCAGTATGAGATGACAATTCCAACATCGGGGCCGCATAATCCGCATGATATCAAGTTTGGATTTTACACCGACTTCCCCGGCTATAATTACCTGGTACACAATCTGGAGCACGGGGATATCATCATCTATTATCGGGAGAACGCAAGCGAGGATTTGAAGGAACATCTGAAATACCTCGCTAAATTCCGCGAAGCCGGAGCAGGTATTCTGGCTGTACCAAACAAGGATATTCCCGAAGGCAGTGAAGTCGTGGTGACCGCATGGACCAAAACGATGAAACTCGACCAATTCGACGATGCCAAGGTAGGTACTTTTATCAATAAATATATTAATCAGGGACCTGAAAAGATTCCTGCCTCTGTTCGCCAGGGCGGCGGAACGATGTAA
- a CDS encoding methyl-accepting chemotaxis protein produces MNSLFMRIFLFFSCLMLAAGAVLGITMYRSSAQLVEQSMGMQAQAVAERAAALIDTSLYAPLSTGQDETAYYGTLREQLSQLREANGLKYLYTLGTREENGTNTYFYVVDGAAADVAEDDFSPYGSAEETHYEGMLQAFEQNEPTRGELTQDEYGATITAYVPIHGDDGKVLGLVGADLDSTAVYELMSRNRMTMIWTALAIVLLSVLLVYGFAHYLTRPLVKLKKLITQVGKGDLTVNVELSRKDEVGQLASEFKHLVTGTRDVMTGIRQSSDSLLQAAEGVSKHSQATAEASQRIAEHTNHTASGAAEQVARAGEVTVAMEEITRSMQHIANSSSMVADVSQETTNNAVQGQANINTAMDSMDKIHQANVQMVASTSQLEQYSGKIESVAHLMKGIASQTNLLALNASIEAARAGEYGSGFAVVASEVRKLAGESEQSSQHVTELIAEMTRQTALLSEHMSASTSAVQSGLAVVQEAGRSFTSIHTGIETMNERLHEVSAASEQLSASAEEVSASVEDMEHISRESSSSIQQVSHATGSQLQSMDEMSASAESLRVLSSELNGLISRFKI; encoded by the coding sequence ATGAACAGTTTGTTTATGAGGATCTTTTTATTTTTTTCCTGTCTGATGCTGGCTGCGGGTGCGGTTCTTGGCATTACCATGTACCGTTCATCGGCTCAACTGGTCGAACAATCCATGGGGATGCAGGCACAGGCTGTGGCTGAACGGGCTGCTGCATTAATTGACACCTCTCTGTATGCACCACTCAGTACCGGACAGGACGAGACAGCGTATTACGGCACATTGCGTGAGCAGCTTAGTCAGCTGCGCGAGGCCAATGGACTCAAGTATCTGTACACCCTTGGTACACGCGAAGAAAATGGAACAAATACATATTTCTACGTTGTAGATGGGGCTGCTGCGGATGTGGCAGAGGATGACTTCTCCCCTTACGGCTCCGCAGAAGAGACCCATTATGAAGGAATGCTGCAAGCTTTTGAACAGAATGAGCCTACTCGGGGTGAACTCACACAGGATGAATATGGCGCTACCATTACTGCGTATGTGCCAATCCATGGAGATGACGGGAAAGTACTCGGATTGGTCGGTGCAGATCTGGACTCCACTGCGGTCTATGAACTGATGTCCCGCAACCGTATGACCATGATCTGGACAGCCTTGGCTATTGTTCTGCTGAGTGTCTTGTTGGTGTATGGATTCGCCCATTACTTGACCCGACCATTGGTGAAGTTGAAGAAGTTAATTACCCAGGTAGGAAAAGGCGACCTGACCGTCAACGTTGAACTTAGTCGCAAGGACGAGGTGGGACAGCTCGCTTCCGAGTTCAAACATCTGGTTACAGGTACCCGTGATGTCATGACGGGCATCCGTCAAAGCTCCGATTCTCTGCTACAGGCTGCAGAAGGTGTATCGAAACATTCACAGGCGACTGCAGAAGCCAGTCAGCGTATTGCCGAGCATACGAATCATACGGCCAGTGGAGCTGCCGAACAGGTAGCTCGTGCGGGCGAAGTTACGGTAGCCATGGAAGAGATCACGCGCAGCATGCAGCACATTGCGAATTCTTCTTCTATGGTCGCGGATGTATCACAGGAAACGACCAATAACGCGGTGCAAGGTCAAGCCAACATCAACACGGCGATGGACAGCATGGACAAAATTCATCAAGCAAATGTGCAGATGGTGGCCTCCACCTCTCAGCTGGAGCAGTACTCAGGTAAAATTGAGTCGGTGGCACACCTGATGAAAGGCATCGCTTCACAGACCAATCTGCTTGCACTTAATGCAAGTATTGAAGCGGCTCGGGCAGGAGAGTATGGCAGCGGGTTTGCGGTGGTTGCCTCAGAGGTTCGCAAGCTTGCGGGGGAATCAGAGCAATCGTCCCAGCATGTCACCGAACTGATCGCCGAGATGACACGCCAGACTGCCCTGTTGTCAGAGCATATGTCTGCCAGCACATCAGCAGTCCAATCCGGTCTCGCTGTTGTTCAGGAGGCAGGCCGTTCATTCACATCCATTCATACCGGGATTGAGACGATGAATGAACGTCTGCACGAAGTATCCGCAGCATCTGAGCAGCTGTCTGCGAGTGCAGAAGAAGTGTCCGCTTCCGTGGAGGATATGGAACATATCTCACGCGAATCCTCTTCAAGTATCCAACAGGTGTCTCATGCTACCGGAAGCCAACTGCAATCCATGGATGAGATGAGTGCATCCGCTGAATCTCTGCGGGTACTGTCCAGTGAGCTGAACGGATTAATTAGTCGATTTAAAATATAA
- a CDS encoding MMPL family transporter, producing MQEGSGYGRWVAGKRSKWITLLVWIIIAVVLGMVWPAVGDRETNNAQDLSESKPSVQAAALAEKEFPGGEGLPALIVWRQAGGLTDEQIENIQALTERLDQDPVEQQQSVVPLYQLPPQALKGQLSEDGSTLVMPLFFNEGADAEQLEQGIEALEQKTQDIFGANPFDVAIDDANTLIARVTGPVGISIDASGLFSSADVSLLIATVVLVLVLLLLIYRSPVLAIIPIIAVGFAYMVTSPILGFMADQGWITVDAQSISIMTVLLFGAGTDYCLFMISRYRQILYHEPDKKKAIFQAITGSSGAIAMSGFTVVAALLVLLLAEYGAYHRFAVPFSLSIFIMFIASLTLVPALLAIFGRGSFYPFVPRTHEMEVERAKKKGKPAPAPRKVKESWIGRVVVTKPWTVLAITLVLLGGLAAFSTQVKFTYDLLSSFPEDVPSREGFTVIGEQFSQGELAPVKVIIDAEGKETDLKQRLESLDYISKVGDAQQGAKNANITAYDVEFNLNPYSMEAMQHIPDLRATAEQALQDAGVTNVDSQVWIDGQTAEQYDIEMAGERDAKIIIPVVIGMITLLLLLYLRSVVATAYLIATVVLSYFSALGLGWIIIHYGLGADAIQGAIPLYSFVFLVALGEDYNIFMISSIWQKRKTMPLRQAIKEGVGETSSVITSAGLILAGTFAVLATLPIQVLVQFGIITAVGVLLDTFLVRPFMVPAITTLLGKWAFWPGKYIPIAEKNEKKQKQKQNQSM from the coding sequence ATGCAAGAAGGTTCGGGTTATGGCCGCTGGGTTGCTGGCAAACGAAGCAAATGGATTACACTGTTGGTATGGATCATTATCGCCGTTGTGCTTGGCATGGTATGGCCTGCTGTTGGTGATCGTGAAACTAATAACGCACAGGATCTGAGTGAATCCAAACCATCGGTTCAGGCAGCTGCACTTGCCGAGAAGGAATTCCCTGGTGGTGAAGGATTGCCCGCGCTGATCGTATGGCGTCAAGCAGGCGGTTTGACGGATGAGCAGATTGAGAACATTCAGGCATTAACGGAGCGACTGGATCAAGATCCGGTAGAACAACAGCAGTCCGTTGTGCCACTCTATCAATTGCCGCCACAGGCGTTGAAAGGCCAGCTTTCGGAAGACGGAAGCACCCTGGTTATGCCGCTTTTCTTCAATGAAGGTGCCGATGCAGAACAATTAGAGCAAGGCATTGAAGCACTTGAGCAAAAAACACAAGACATCTTCGGGGCAAACCCGTTCGATGTAGCTATAGATGATGCCAATACACTGATTGCTCGTGTAACAGGGCCAGTAGGGATATCCATTGATGCGAGCGGACTATTCTCTTCCGCCGATGTATCCTTGCTTATCGCTACGGTTGTACTGGTATTGGTGCTGCTGCTATTGATCTATCGTTCGCCAGTGCTAGCGATTATCCCAATTATTGCGGTTGGATTCGCGTATATGGTGACCAGTCCGATTCTCGGATTCATGGCGGATCAAGGCTGGATTACGGTGGACGCACAGTCAATCTCAATCATGACTGTATTGTTATTCGGAGCAGGAACGGATTACTGCCTGTTCATGATCTCCAGATACCGCCAAATTCTCTACCATGAGCCGGACAAAAAGAAAGCCATCTTCCAGGCCATTACGGGATCTTCCGGCGCCATTGCCATGAGTGGATTCACGGTCGTTGCAGCACTACTGGTGCTGTTGCTGGCTGAATATGGTGCGTATCATCGCTTTGCCGTACCGTTCAGTCTGTCCATCTTTATTATGTTTATTGCAAGTCTGACACTGGTTCCGGCGCTCTTGGCGATCTTCGGTCGGGGTTCATTCTACCCGTTCGTACCACGTACACATGAGATGGAAGTCGAACGTGCGAAGAAAAAAGGCAAACCGGCTCCTGCCCCGCGCAAAGTGAAGGAAAGCTGGATTGGCCGTGTTGTAGTAACGAAGCCATGGACCGTTCTTGCAATTACGTTGGTATTGCTGGGAGGACTGGCGGCATTCTCTACTCAGGTTAAATTCACGTATGATCTGTTGTCTTCCTTCCCGGAGGATGTACCTTCCCGCGAAGGTTTCACCGTCATCGGCGAACAATTCTCCCAAGGTGAGCTGGCTCCAGTGAAAGTGATCATTGATGCCGAAGGTAAAGAAACTGATCTGAAGCAGCGGCTAGAATCGCTGGATTACATTAGCAAAGTAGGCGATGCCCAACAGGGTGCCAAGAATGCTAACATTACGGCTTATGACGTGGAATTTAATCTGAATCCATATTCCATGGAGGCGATGCAGCATATTCCGGATCTGCGGGCTACTGCGGAACAGGCGCTTCAAGATGCTGGAGTAACCAATGTGGACAGTCAGGTCTGGATTGATGGTCAGACGGCTGAACAATATGATATTGAAATGGCAGGAGAACGGGATGCCAAGATCATTATTCCAGTGGTCATTGGCATGATTACATTGTTGCTGCTATTATACTTGCGTTCTGTTGTAGCTACAGCGTACCTGATTGCAACGGTTGTTCTCTCGTATTTCTCTGCACTGGGTCTGGGTTGGATCATCATTCACTATGGACTTGGAGCAGATGCAATTCAGGGAGCGATTCCGCTGTATTCCTTCGTATTCTTGGTGGCATTGGGTGAAGACTACAACATTTTCATGATCTCAAGCATCTGGCAAAAACGCAAAACGATGCCGCTTCGTCAAGCCATTAAGGAAGGCGTCGGTGAGACGAGCTCCGTTATTACCTCTGCGGGCCTGATTCTGGCAGGAACCTTTGCGGTACTTGCGACTCTGCCGATTCAAGTATTGGTGCAATTCGGAATTATAACGGCTGTTGGTGTGTTGTTGGATACATTCCTGGTACGTCCGTTCATGGTTCCGGCAATCACCACATTGCTGGGCAAATGGGCCTTCTGGCCAGGCAAGTATATTCCGATTGCTGAGAAGAATGAGAAGAAACAGAAACAGAAACAAAACCAGTCCATGTAA
- a CDS encoding nucleoside hydrolase: MTNQLNVYFNHDGGVDDLVSLFMLLQMDNVHVTGVSVIPADGYLEPATDASRKIIDRFGTYSVEVSKSNSRGKNPFPAAWRLHSFYVDALPVLNESGKMEAPLSAVPAHQHLIEKVRNTEGKTLLLFTGPLTDLARALDEAPDIEEKIDKLVWMGGTFERGNVEEPEHDGTAEWNVFWDPEAAYRVWQSGIQIDLVALESTNKVPLTPAVRNRWAAERRFEGVDFLGNCYAGCPPLVYSETNSTYYLWDVLTTASVGREDIVKKKTVNCIVIPDGPSQGRTVEQADGRPVQLVYDTDPEAFFTYMTDLGKKAAPQRY, from the coding sequence ATGACGAACCAACTTAATGTGTATTTTAACCATGACGGCGGCGTGGATGACCTCGTATCGCTGTTCATGCTTCTGCAAATGGACAATGTACATGTAACCGGTGTATCGGTTATTCCGGCAGACGGATATCTGGAGCCAGCAACAGATGCCAGCCGTAAAATCATCGATCGTTTCGGTACATATTCCGTAGAGGTATCCAAATCCAACTCCAGAGGGAAAAATCCATTTCCTGCGGCGTGGAGACTGCATTCCTTCTATGTAGATGCACTTCCTGTACTGAACGAGTCCGGCAAAATGGAAGCACCACTTTCTGCAGTTCCTGCACACCAGCATCTAATCGAGAAAGTGCGCAATACCGAAGGTAAAACGTTGCTCCTGTTCACAGGCCCACTGACTGACCTTGCGCGTGCACTGGACGAAGCACCAGACATTGAAGAGAAAATCGACAAGCTGGTATGGATGGGTGGTACATTCGAGCGTGGTAACGTAGAAGAGCCTGAGCATGATGGCACAGCAGAGTGGAACGTATTCTGGGACCCGGAAGCGGCTTACCGTGTATGGCAGAGTGGTATCCAGATCGATCTGGTTGCACTGGAAAGCACGAACAAAGTACCTCTGACTCCAGCCGTTCGTAACCGCTGGGCAGCAGAGCGTCGCTTCGAAGGCGTTGATTTCCTGGGTAACTGTTACGCAGGTTGTCCGCCACTGGTGTACAGTGAGACAAATTCCACATACTATCTGTGGGATGTGCTGACAACGGCTTCCGTTGGACGCGAGGACATCGTGAAGAAAAAAACCGTAAACTGTATTGTTATCCCGGATGGTCCTAGCCAGGGCCGCACGGTGGAGCAAGCAGACGGACGTCCAGTACAACTGGTGTATGATACCGATCCGGAAGCGTTCTTTACGTACATGACGGATTTGGGTAAAAAAGCTGCTCCGCAGCGCTATTAA